In one Nocardioides luteus genomic region, the following are encoded:
- a CDS encoding NAD(P)-dependent oxidoreductase, which translates to MEGVSETTRNSTHATDVTVLGLGAMGSALASALLDSGRSVTVWNRTPGRAADLVDRGASAAGSVREAVQASPVVIACLLKHASVEETLSGPVADELRGRTLVNVTTTSPNEARALAAWAAERGVDYLDGAIMAVPAMIGSRAGQIFYSGSRAAYDALLPTLDVWATSEFHGEDAGRASLVDLAMLSGMYQMFTGFFHGAAMVSSMGMSAADFAARQAPFLAAMTEGLDGYAKVIDGGDYTVAGQQSLEFSDLSHIVRASEEEGVDPSPIAAVQALISGQIAAGHGSEALARVYESLRSGS; encoded by the coding sequence ATGGAGGGCGTGTCAGAAACCACTCGAAACTCCACCCACGCGACCGACGTGACCGTCCTCGGCCTCGGCGCGATGGGCAGCGCCCTGGCGTCCGCGCTGCTCGACTCCGGCCGTTCCGTGACCGTCTGGAACCGCACCCCCGGCCGTGCCGCGGACCTGGTGGACCGAGGCGCTTCAGCTGCGGGCTCGGTCCGCGAGGCGGTGCAGGCCAGTCCCGTCGTCATCGCCTGCCTGCTCAAGCACGCCTCGGTCGAGGAGACCCTCAGCGGCCCGGTCGCCGACGAGCTCCGGGGCCGCACCCTGGTCAACGTCACGACCACGTCGCCGAACGAAGCCCGTGCGCTCGCCGCTTGGGCGGCCGAGCGCGGTGTCGACTACCTCGACGGCGCCATCATGGCCGTGCCCGCGATGATCGGGTCCCGCGCGGGTCAGATCTTCTACAGCGGGTCACGGGCGGCGTACGACGCCCTCCTGCCGACGCTCGACGTCTGGGCCACCAGCGAGTTCCACGGCGAGGACGCCGGCCGGGCGTCGCTGGTGGACCTGGCGATGCTGTCGGGGATGTACCAGATGTTCACGGGGTTCTTCCACGGCGCAGCGATGGTCTCGTCCATGGGGATGAGCGCGGCCGACTTCGCTGCTCGGCAGGCGCCCTTCCTGGCCGCGATGACCGAGGGTCTCGACGGCTACGCGAAGGTCATCGACGGTGGCGACTACACCGTCGCGGGCCAGCAGAGCCTGGAGTTCTCCGACCTCTCGCACATCGTCCGGGCCAGCGAGGAGGAGGGGGTCGACCCCTCCCCCATCGCTGCCGTCCAGGCACTGATCAGCGGACAGATCGCCGCAGGGCACGGCTCGGAGGCACTCGCGAGGGTCTACGAGAGCCTGCGGTCGGGCTCGTAG
- a CDS encoding alpha/beta fold hydrolase, whose product MTTSAETTESTAFLPGGVELAYDTFGDPGADPLLLIMGLGGPMTWWDVRLCQQLSEAGFYVIRYDNRDVGHSSPHPSDERITLARLARAFVGLPTRSPYTLTDLADDAAALLTHLGIESAHVWGVSMGGMIAQTLAIHHPDRVRSVCSTMSTTGRRAVGFQHPTLLPALVIKKPGLEGYIERQIKGGIQIGSPLYPEPEDEVRRRAIDTWNRGVNAAAVARQMLAILTQPDRTEDLGRIKVPFSVIHGLADKMVHVSGGRATAAAVPGAEITLIKGMGHDLPVGLWPTFIKIVRRTADRAADRTLTA is encoded by the coding sequence ATGACCACCTCCGCCGAGACGACCGAGTCCACCGCCTTCCTCCCCGGAGGAGTCGAGCTTGCGTACGACACGTTCGGCGATCCCGGCGCTGACCCGCTGCTGCTGATCATGGGGCTCGGCGGGCCGATGACCTGGTGGGACGTCCGGCTGTGCCAGCAGCTGTCCGAGGCCGGGTTCTACGTCATCCGCTACGACAACCGCGACGTCGGTCACTCCTCGCCCCACCCGAGCGACGAGCGGATCACGCTCGCCCGGCTGGCCCGGGCGTTCGTCGGGCTGCCCACGCGGTCGCCGTACACCCTGACCGACCTCGCCGACGACGCGGCCGCGCTGCTGACCCACCTCGGCATCGAGTCCGCGCACGTATGGGGCGTGTCGATGGGCGGGATGATCGCCCAGACCCTGGCCATCCACCACCCCGACCGGGTGCGCTCGGTCTGTTCCACGATGTCGACCACCGGCCGCCGCGCCGTCGGCTTCCAGCACCCGACCCTGCTGCCGGCGCTGGTCATCAAGAAACCCGGCCTCGAGGGCTACATCGAGCGCCAGATCAAGGGCGGCATCCAGATCGGCTCGCCCCTCTACCCCGAGCCCGAGGACGAGGTACGCCGCCGCGCGATCGACACCTGGAACCGCGGCGTGAACGCCGCGGCCGTCGCCCGGCAGATGCTCGCCATCCTCACCCAGCCCGACCGCACCGAGGACCTCGGCCGGATCAAGGTGCCGTTCAGCGTGATCCACGGCCTGGCCGACAAGATGGTCCACGTCTCCGGTGGTCGGGCGACCGCCGCGGCCGTCCCCGGTGCCGAGATCACCCTGATCAAGGGCATGGGCCACGACCTTCCCGTGGGCCTGTGGCCGACCTTCATCAAGATCGTGCGCCGCACCGCCGACCGAGCCGCCGACCGCACCCTCACGGCCTAG
- a CDS encoding TetR/AcrR family transcriptional regulator, producing MPTTVPEDESGSLLARALADVAEPIEDEAVTAKLLDAAAEQFRRIGIRRTTMEEVAKRAGVARITVYRRFANKDALVEQVVRREFRRYFDQFVLDIADAADAAERVEIGFASAMRAIRGNPLIGGLLTVETDSLVHSIVGDGGRTVATIARFVAGQLRREQRAGNVPAAVEVDLVAELMVRTSTSFLVTPSEVVDIDDEAQLRALARLFLVPLIQPTGRLE from the coding sequence ATGCCCACCACGGTCCCCGAGGACGAGTCGGGGTCGCTGCTCGCGAGGGCGCTCGCGGACGTCGCCGAGCCGATCGAGGACGAGGCGGTGACCGCGAAGCTCCTCGACGCCGCCGCCGAGCAGTTCCGCCGGATCGGGATCAGGCGCACCACCATGGAGGAGGTCGCGAAGCGGGCCGGGGTCGCCCGGATCACCGTCTACCGCCGCTTCGCCAACAAGGACGCCCTGGTCGAGCAGGTCGTACGTCGGGAGTTCCGGCGCTACTTCGACCAGTTCGTGCTCGACATCGCCGACGCCGCCGACGCGGCCGAGCGCGTGGAGATCGGCTTCGCCAGCGCGATGCGGGCGATCCGCGGCAACCCGCTGATCGGCGGCCTGCTCACCGTCGAGACCGACTCGCTGGTGCACTCGATCGTCGGCGACGGCGGCCGCACCGTGGCCACGATCGCGCGCTTCGTCGCCGGCCAGCTGCGGCGCGAGCAGCGGGCCGGCAACGTACCCGCCGCGGTCGAGGTCGACCTCGTCGCCGAGCTGATGGTCCGCACCTCGACCTCGTTCCTGGTCACCCCCAGCGAGGTCGTCGACATCGACGACGAGGCCCAGCTGCGCGCGCTCGCCCGGCTGTTCCTGGTGCCGCTGATCCAGCCCACCGGCCGCCTGGAATAA
- a CDS encoding ABC transporter ATP-binding protein encodes MATVSFEKAQRWYAGAAEPAVKGIDLEIKDGEFMVLVGPSGCGKTTTLRMLAGLEEVNSGAIKIGDRDVTNVAPKDRDIAMVFQNYALYPHMSVAENMAFSLKMAKVPKAERDKLVAEAAKTLGLTDYLDRKPKALSGGQRQRVAMGRAIVRQPQVFCMDEPLSNLDAKMRVQTRTDIAKLQAELGITTVYVTHDQVEAMTMGDRVAVMSNGELQQVDTPLNLYRKPVNLFVAGFIGSPQMNLIKATSADGGAKIEEYVVPISGRDLPKQITVGVRPESFRVIGEGQGGLPVQVTVVEELGSDSYVYGTSDVEGVPSTLIVRVSSKDQVSKGDTIYVTTDPEDVHVFDTESGLRVN; translated from the coding sequence ATGGCAACAGTCAGTTTTGAGAAGGCGCAGCGTTGGTACGCAGGCGCCGCCGAGCCCGCGGTCAAGGGCATCGACCTGGAGATCAAGGACGGCGAGTTCATGGTGCTCGTCGGCCCGTCCGGCTGCGGTAAGACCACCACCCTGCGCATGCTCGCCGGGCTGGAGGAGGTCAACTCGGGCGCCATCAAGATCGGCGACCGCGACGTCACCAACGTCGCCCCCAAGGACCGCGACATCGCGATGGTCTTCCAGAACTACGCGCTCTACCCGCACATGAGCGTCGCCGAGAACATGGCGTTCTCGCTCAAGATGGCCAAGGTCCCGAAGGCCGAGCGTGACAAGCTCGTCGCCGAGGCGGCCAAGACCCTGGGTCTGACCGACTACCTCGACCGCAAGCCGAAGGCGCTCTCCGGTGGTCAGCGCCAGCGCGTCGCCATGGGCCGTGCGATCGTCCGCCAGCCGCAGGTCTTCTGCATGGACGAGCCGCTGTCGAACCTCGACGCCAAGATGCGCGTGCAGACCCGCACCGACATCGCCAAGCTCCAGGCCGAGCTCGGCATCACCACCGTCTACGTCACCCACGACCAGGTCGAGGCGATGACGATGGGTGACCGCGTCGCGGTGATGAGCAACGGTGAGCTGCAGCAGGTCGACACCCCGCTCAACCTCTACCGCAAGCCGGTCAACCTCTTCGTCGCCGGCTTCATCGGCTCGCCGCAGATGAACCTCATCAAGGCCACCTCGGCCGACGGTGGTGCCAAGATCGAGGAGTACGTCGTGCCGATCAGCGGCCGCGACCTGCCCAAGCAGATCACCGTCGGTGTGCGCCCGGAGAGCTTCCGGGTCATCGGTGAGGGCCAGGGCGGTCTGCCGGTCCAGGTGACCGTCGTCGAGGAGCTCGGTTCCGACTCCTACGTCTACGGCACCAGCGACGTCGAGGGCGTCCCGTCCACCCTGATCGTCCGGGTCTCCTCCAAGGACCAGGTCAGCAAGGGCGACACCATCTACGTCACCACCGACCCCGAGGACGTCCACGTCTTCGACACCGAGTCCGGCCTCCGAGTCAACTGA
- the glpX gene encoding class II fructose-bisphosphatase, with amino-acid sequence MNDTQPLGVAPTAPDRNLALELVRVTEAAAMAAARWVGRGDKNGADGVAVNAMRTMISTVAMNGTVVIGEGEKDNAPMLFNGEQVGDGTGPECDVAVDPIDGTTLTAKGMSNAVAVMAVAPRGSMYDPSAVFYMEKLVTGPEAADVVDIRLPVAENIAAVAKAKDTTTSDITVIVLDRPRHDKLVEEIRETGARIKFIVDGDVAGAISAARAGSGADLLMGIGGTPEGIVAACAMKALGGTIQGRLWPKDDEERQRALDAGHNLDPDFVLHTDDLVTGDDCFFVATGITDGDLMRGVQYLPHGAVVTDSLVMRSRSGTIRKVTSEHQLAKLKAYSAIEF; translated from the coding sequence ATGAACGACACCCAGCCGCTCGGCGTCGCCCCCACCGCCCCTGACCGCAACCTGGCCCTGGAGCTGGTGCGCGTGACCGAGGCAGCGGCGATGGCCGCCGCCCGCTGGGTGGGTCGTGGCGACAAGAACGGCGCCGACGGTGTCGCGGTCAACGCGATGCGCACGATGATCTCCACGGTCGCCATGAACGGCACCGTCGTGATCGGCGAGGGCGAGAAGGACAACGCCCCGATGCTCTTCAACGGCGAGCAGGTCGGCGACGGCACCGGACCCGAGTGCGACGTCGCGGTCGACCCGATCGACGGCACCACCCTGACCGCCAAGGGCATGAGCAACGCCGTCGCGGTGATGGCGGTCGCCCCGCGCGGCAGCATGTACGACCCCAGCGCCGTCTTCTACATGGAGAAGCTGGTCACCGGTCCCGAGGCCGCCGACGTCGTCGACATCCGCCTGCCGGTCGCCGAGAACATCGCCGCCGTGGCCAAGGCGAAGGACACCACGACCTCCGACATCACCGTGATCGTGCTGGACCGCCCCCGCCACGACAAGCTGGTCGAGGAGATCCGCGAGACCGGCGCCCGGATCAAGTTCATCGTCGACGGTGACGTCGCCGGCGCGATCTCGGCGGCCCGTGCCGGCTCCGGCGCCGACCTGCTGATGGGCATCGGGGGCACTCCCGAGGGGATCGTCGCCGCCTGCGCGATGAAGGCGCTGGGCGGCACCATCCAGGGCCGGCTGTGGCCCAAGGACGACGAGGAACGCCAGCGTGCCCTCGACGCCGGCCACAACCTCGACCCCGACTTCGTCCTCCACACCGACGACCTGGTCACCGGCGACGACTGCTTCTTCGTCGCCACCGGCATCACCGACGGCGACCTGATGCGGGGCGTGCAGTACCTCCCCCACGGCGCCGTCGTCACCGACTCCCTGGTGATGCGCAGCCGCTCGGGCACCATCCGCAAGGTCACCTCCGAGCACCAGCTCGCCAAGCTCAAGGCCTACAGCGCGATCGAGTTCTGA
- a CDS encoding sulfatase-like hydrolase/transferase, whose product MKPKWSALLGAALVAVVALIAGLLVIGPKTLAAGSAAADPSAAPVEHPVEKPAAELAATTDQRPNMVLILMDDFSLELLRTMPEATRMAAEGATYQNSFVIDSLCCPSRAALLTGQTPHHTKVLTNTQNDPEHPVGGWSAFQRYGNVEKQFSIGLQEAGYTTGFVGKYINAYEATLGSDGKRVPPPKVPGWDSWNALLGGAYGGWGYQSTFLDGNGAVQLRNHPQPARNATVQQKDAAYASSVTRDYALDFIEKHRDDENPYFLEIAAYGPHSRLGHHYPGLDTWFPPAFADQAPAGDPAGGNCGRVACADLTLKDLVGYGDDRWDNAPTYLGRAGRTSQAPAWRTNKVSLSDETALSQYRDRARMVQSIDRMITQVRKAAGDDTYIVLTSDNGFHLGQHQLNGGKGAPYDSDTRVPLVVVGPDVVPGKRSQFVNNIDLAPTFLDIAGAPTPAYVSGTSFAETLSRPRLPGGRYAFFEHTYAKSHPGEVDLDDGSGGTIDIIPSYIAVRGSRGLLVRFDLDKSWKGTDYAYELYRYDRPWEDRNVFAEDHAKPYARDLMRRLDAYEGCAPAVCRALTR is encoded by the coding sequence ATGAAGCCGAAGTGGAGCGCACTGCTGGGCGCCGCACTCGTGGCCGTCGTGGCCCTGATCGCCGGACTCCTGGTCATCGGCCCGAAGACGCTCGCCGCCGGCTCCGCCGCTGCCGACCCGTCGGCCGCGCCCGTCGAGCACCCCGTCGAGAAGCCCGCGGCAGAGCTGGCCGCCACGACCGACCAGCGCCCCAACATGGTCCTCATCCTGATGGACGACTTCTCCCTGGAGCTGCTCCGCACGATGCCGGAGGCGACCCGGATGGCCGCCGAGGGAGCGACCTACCAGAACTCCTTCGTCATCGACTCGCTGTGCTGCCCCTCGCGGGCCGCGCTGCTGACCGGGCAGACGCCGCACCACACCAAGGTGCTCACCAACACCCAGAACGACCCGGAGCACCCGGTCGGAGGCTGGTCGGCGTTCCAGCGCTACGGCAACGTCGAGAAGCAGTTCAGCATCGGGCTGCAGGAGGCCGGCTACACGACCGGGTTCGTGGGGAAGTACATCAACGCCTACGAGGCCACCCTCGGCTCCGACGGCAAGCGGGTCCCGCCGCCCAAGGTGCCCGGCTGGGACTCCTGGAACGCGCTCCTCGGCGGCGCCTACGGTGGCTGGGGCTACCAGAGCACGTTCCTCGACGGGAACGGCGCGGTGCAGCTGCGCAACCACCCGCAGCCCGCGCGGAACGCCACCGTGCAGCAGAAGGACGCTGCGTACGCCTCCAGCGTCACGCGTGACTACGCCCTCGACTTCATCGAGAAGCACCGCGACGACGAGAACCCCTACTTCCTCGAGATCGCCGCCTACGGGCCGCACTCCCGGCTCGGCCACCACTACCCGGGCCTGGACACCTGGTTCCCGCCCGCGTTCGCCGACCAGGCGCCCGCCGGCGACCCCGCGGGCGGCAACTGCGGCCGGGTCGCATGTGCCGATCTCACGCTGAAGGACCTCGTCGGCTACGGCGACGACCGCTGGGACAACGCGCCCACCTACCTCGGCCGCGCCGGACGTACGTCGCAGGCTCCTGCCTGGCGCACCAACAAGGTCTCGCTGAGCGACGAGACGGCGCTGAGCCAGTACCGTGACCGCGCCCGCATGGTGCAGTCGATCGACCGGATGATCACCCAGGTCCGTAAGGCCGCCGGCGACGACACCTACATCGTGCTGACCTCGGACAACGGCTTCCACCTCGGCCAGCACCAGCTCAACGGCGGCAAGGGCGCTCCCTACGACTCCGATACCCGGGTCCCGCTGGTGGTCGTCGGCCCCGACGTGGTGCCCGGCAAGCGCAGCCAGTTCGTCAACAACATCGACCTGGCGCCGACCTTCCTGGACATCGCGGGCGCCCCGACCCCGGCGTACGTCTCCGGCACCTCGTTCGCCGAGACCCTGAGCCGGCCGCGGCTGCCGGGTGGGCGATACGCCTTCTTCGAGCACACCTACGCCAAGTCCCACCCCGGCGAGGTCGACCTCGACGACGGCTCGGGCGGCACCATCGACATCATCCCGTCCTACATCGCGGTGCGTGGTTCGCGGGGGCTGCTGGTCCGGTTCGACCTGGACAAGTCCTGGAAGGGCACCGACTACGCCTACGAGCTCTACCGCTATGACCGGCCGTGGGAGGACCGCAACGTCTTCGCCGAGGACCACGCCAAGCCGTACGCCCGCGACCTGATGCGCCGGCTCGATGCCTACGAGGGCTGTGCCCCGGCTGTATGCCGGGCTTTGACCCGCTGA
- a CDS encoding DUF1707 SHOCT-like domain-containing protein: MGTTPEPFRGQNPDPNLRISDADRHKVADILREAAGEGRLEIDELDDRLEATFKAKTYADLIPITVDLPAAGTPAPPVPVTKPATGSSPAVFADNPIESQLYVAIMSGVDRRGVWTVPATGNVIALMGGADLDMRQAQFSAQETVIYANAIMGGVNITVGPDVQVVMQGVGIMGGYVGPRGIEPTGGPVLRVKGLALMGGVTVIRKPLKESKGSKQLRLPPPHELPPHGMH, translated from the coding sequence ATGGGAACGACCCCCGAGCCATTTCGCGGCCAGAATCCTGATCCGAATCTCCGGATCAGCGATGCCGACCGCCACAAGGTGGCCGACATCCTGCGCGAGGCCGCGGGTGAGGGACGCCTGGAGATCGACGAGCTCGACGACCGCCTCGAGGCGACCTTCAAGGCCAAGACGTACGCCGACCTGATCCCGATCACCGTCGACCTGCCGGCCGCGGGCACCCCCGCTCCGCCGGTGCCGGTGACGAAGCCTGCGACCGGAAGCAGTCCGGCGGTCTTCGCCGACAACCCGATCGAGAGCCAGCTCTACGTCGCGATCATGAGCGGCGTCGACCGGCGCGGGGTCTGGACGGTCCCGGCGACCGGCAACGTGATCGCGCTGATGGGCGGCGCCGACCTCGACATGCGCCAGGCGCAGTTCTCTGCGCAGGAGACCGTGATCTACGCCAACGCGATCATGGGCGGGGTCAACATCACCGTCGGCCCCGACGTCCAGGTCGTGATGCAGGGCGTCGGGATCATGGGCGGCTACGTCGGTCCGCGCGGCATCGAGCCGACCGGCGGTCCGGTGCTGCGGGTGAAGGGGCTGGCGCTCATGGGTGGCGTCACCGTCATCCGTAAGCCGCTGAAGGAGTCCAAGGGCTCCAAGCAGCTGCGGCTGCCGCCGCCGCACGAGCTCCCGCCACACGGGATGCACTGA
- a CDS encoding cytochrome c oxidase assembly protein, whose product MHDHGSLPALGWTEFLTTWSLQPGWLLAVVILGAGYLTLRNAAGAASTVKGWRVASFLTGLGLMYVVVASAINGYAMALAWMHMVLHLTLIMVVPALLVLGHPLTVIAETGPRAERAMRSLPVTVLVHPATGTLLYSLVIIGTHLSGFMDSMAQSVPLMVGEQIAYVVAGFLFLTGTIGEEKVRPDLPYLGRISLLVVGMVPDTIVGIVMLQTERNLYPVYSAARPEWAMDAVRDVQTAGGLMWAAGDAGMMFLAIGLVIAVVSSPERRTKMTGRFLDGVRSARLAQESARGTTEGPAEPGSVDPDSDEALDAYNAMLARMNQQH is encoded by the coding sequence ATGCACGACCACGGCTCCCTGCCCGCGCTCGGCTGGACCGAGTTCCTCACCACCTGGAGTCTCCAGCCCGGCTGGCTGCTCGCCGTGGTCATCCTCGGCGCGGGCTACCTGACGCTCCGCAACGCCGCCGGAGCGGCGTCGACGGTCAAGGGCTGGCGGGTGGCGTCGTTCCTGACCGGGCTCGGCCTGATGTACGTCGTGGTCGCCTCGGCCATCAACGGCTATGCGATGGCGCTGGCCTGGATGCACATGGTGCTCCACCTGACGCTGATCATGGTCGTGCCCGCACTCCTGGTGCTCGGGCACCCGCTCACCGTCATCGCCGAGACCGGGCCTCGCGCCGAGCGGGCGATGCGCTCGCTCCCGGTGACCGTCCTGGTCCACCCGGCCACCGGCACCCTGCTCTACTCGCTGGTCATCATCGGCACCCACCTGTCCGGGTTCATGGACTCGATGGCGCAGAGCGTGCCGCTGATGGTCGGCGAGCAGATCGCCTACGTCGTCGCCGGCTTCCTCTTCCTCACCGGCACGATCGGCGAGGAGAAGGTACGCCCCGACCTGCCCTACCTGGGCCGGATCTCGCTCCTCGTGGTCGGCATGGTGCCCGACACCATCGTCGGGATCGTGATGCTGCAGACCGAGCGCAACCTCTACCCGGTCTACTCCGCCGCCCGGCCCGAGTGGGCGATGGACGCGGTGCGCGACGTCCAGACCGCCGGCGGTCTGATGTGGGCCGCGGGCGACGCCGGGATGATGTTCCTCGCCATCGGCCTGGTCATCGCCGTGGTCTCCTCACCCGAGCGCCGCACCAAGATGACCGGCCGTTTCCTCGACGGCGTACGCAGCGCCCGGCTCGCCCAGGAGAGCGCCCGGGGCACGACCGAGGGCCCCGCCGAGCCGGGATCCGTGGATCCTGACAGCGACGAGGCCCTCGATGCCTACAACGCGATGCTGGCCAGAATGAACCAACAGCACTGA
- a CDS encoding sulfate/molybdate ABC transporter ATP-binding protein, with the protein MSALHLRAVIAQRGIDVTLDVAAGETVALTGPNGAGKSSILGVISGLLRPDEGEVRLGDRILDTTPPHARGVALLAQDPLLFPHLSVLANVAFAPRARGVRRHQANELATRHLTEVGAEKLAGRRPTEISGGQAQRVAVARALAADPELLLLDEPMASLDVDVRPALRQTLRTALEGRTAIIVTHDAADARALADRVVVIEHGHVVEDGPTEQVLNDPQTPFAVRLVSGSIK; encoded by the coding sequence GTGAGCGCGCTGCACCTCCGTGCCGTGATCGCCCAGCGCGGCATCGACGTCACCCTCGACGTGGCCGCCGGCGAGACGGTCGCGCTCACCGGCCCCAACGGCGCCGGCAAGTCGAGCATCCTCGGCGTGATCTCCGGTCTCCTCCGTCCCGACGAGGGAGAGGTACGCCTCGGCGACCGCATCCTCGACACCACTCCCCCGCACGCCCGCGGGGTCGCGCTCCTGGCCCAGGACCCGCTGCTCTTCCCGCACCTGTCGGTGCTGGCCAACGTCGCCTTCGCACCGCGAGCCCGGGGCGTACGCCGCCACCAGGCCAACGAGCTCGCCACCCGCCACCTCACCGAGGTCGGCGCCGAGAAGCTGGCCGGACGCAGGCCCACGGAGATTTCCGGCGGCCAGGCCCAGCGCGTTGCCGTGGCCCGGGCGCTCGCCGCAGACCCCGAGCTGCTCCTGCTCGACGAGCCGATGGCCTCGCTCGACGTCGACGTACGCCCGGCGCTGCGGCAGACGCTGCGTACCGCCCTCGAAGGCCGGACCGCCATCATCGTCACCCACGACGCCGCAGACGCCCGAGCGCTCGCCGACCGGGTGGTCGTGATCGAGCACGGTCACGTCGTCGAGGACGGCCCGACCGAACAGGTGCTGAACGACCCGCAAACACCGTTCGCCGTGAGACTTGTCTCTGGATCGATCAAGTGA
- a CDS encoding DUF1707 SHOCT-like domain-containing protein — protein sequence MGLPEPHPGQPRRADLRVSDADRHAVADILREAAGEGRLDIDELEERLEETYKAKTYADLEPITQDLPVAGQMPAAPAVPTASAVPVVYGQGEASDSASAFLSNVERKGVWMVPQHLSVNAVLGDANIDLREAHYAAREVVINATSVLGSVKVTVPPHVHVIVEGNGVLGDFKEPSAKVPEVLSADSPVVRVRGIAVLGDVTVKRRGPRGPKRTLKQHLGLE from the coding sequence ATGGGACTCCCCGAACCGCACCCCGGCCAGCCCCGCCGCGCCGACCTCCGGGTCAGCGACGCCGACCGTCACGCGGTGGCCGACATCCTGCGCGAGGCAGCGGGGGAGGGCCGTCTCGACATCGACGAGCTCGAGGAGCGGCTCGAGGAGACCTACAAGGCCAAGACGTACGCCGACCTGGAGCCGATCACGCAGGACCTCCCGGTCGCGGGGCAGATGCCGGCGGCACCCGCCGTGCCCACCGCATCGGCGGTGCCCGTCGTCTACGGCCAGGGTGAGGCGTCCGACAGCGCCAGCGCGTTCCTGAGCAACGTCGAGCGCAAGGGCGTGTGGATGGTCCCGCAGCACCTCTCGGTCAACGCGGTGCTGGGCGACGCCAACATCGACCTGCGCGAGGCGCACTACGCCGCGCGCGAGGTGGTCATCAACGCCACCTCGGTGCTGGGCAGCGTGAAGGTCACCGTGCCGCCCCACGTGCACGTGATCGTGGAGGGCAACGGCGTGCTCGGCGACTTCAAGGAGCCCTCCGCGAAGGTGCCCGAGGTGCTCTCCGCGGACTCGCCGGTGGTGCGGGTGCGGGGCATCGCGGTGCTGGGCGATGTGACCGTGAAGCGCCGGGGTCCGCGCGGCCCGAAACGCACCCTGAAGCAGCATCTCGGCCTGGAGTGA